One Halictus rubicundus isolate RS-2024b chromosome 10, iyHalRubi1_principal, whole genome shotgun sequence genomic window carries:
- the LOC143357960 gene encoding vitellogenin-5 isoform X1, with protein MRFTDSNDMLQVLIHKLGGVIFVLLLLYNNNVVYTLFQSGKEYTYSYTALSSSGVLLPNQASSSWGFHGKFVIQAEQNIATMQLESLKMAVSNGNTQEKENDQDITDDVAELLKPFQITYGNGLIENFSTEASSPWSINIKRSIAGIFQLDLLNLEKNTAFHSTEKNHYGQCDIECITNSQEENEWVIRKFVDPRTCIGHPHRTWSNVPKMLCPNGDQNPILKSSERLYKVKVNGTINEILFINASGGIYVQPFQSFGEAQFHFTRQIFKLISIKDTVNKIAIQDLYFTVLQHELPELDLTQGRGTPDKITIFKSIGTLLDRLSQRLENPGLDTETDNLHNTTISVLLHYLQMLNVVDLRTAYTKISGTSYKEETIRNMFLEALPQVGTKEAALFIMELIQDTKVSDMSAIQLLTQLPFHIRKPDVQLLLNLQTLLKLPEKISVEVQNTAILSYGTLIYKTCLLFCPYEILDDYVRLYLDKFTEAQEYEKKMTWLEGLANIQLGRVVEFLEPIASGNNAESRHFRVLAAWASLPTASLRPDVIYRVYWPILINGTEHLEMRVAALTLLIVSTPTPSRLISLYWYMQNEPNPHLYNYFYTTLKSMERTTYPCFVHIGGIAAQFTRVLHRSQKDQYLITGNYLFDYQDTYRKFGAMIDGIVIANPLTNIPEVLYVTLNTYGSALNINHLSLYIKGEGLLQSLSTYLDGPSQVKDILKQFKINQKESGPVHLEVIARIQEKTVLCLHLNETNIVSGFKYLSSLPSKMYHIYQNVEFHINQQRINVPVTIESVQVTDLGVNARLAVTATSLFSMRGNFTHDANGRNNHVILRTSIHRSEIIENYNPLIDVWHSAERAHSIHAYVPVNITLGFEDRPFISYNTPGEHLKMGLTVHVRTATSIRGANVNSKLLKICPNCSQLYIVKKSPTYKPEVSILLFLLIICHATPIIFSQEVPLLQIELAELGSQVCVKLFDCETSISREKLIRDVFSSHQANYPMWPFLQFALTALHFLDYYTYVPPKGNCGLAAYISTIDTQRTQVRFEYIKGPNHHMLSLTRRSVESSQILQQWNLAVLYEITSWVSDVMKIKATKIVPGQKVFKFCLEAEKEIPWDWNFVTIEPSEPAKVVLNAVWGLADTAKGKCTGSSVTLNLLGEVTEDQLREAKEEKWPYKECREQFKGKEFTPFSDACYEASRELSTLRKYQIIAQHENMPENIMKLAWRFRAFYDLIGGNSSSDSMSKEFNVTAKFPKNSEIGELSLNNDKVAIEYNYNFIDTFLTRTRIHKYMDWSFMKAFFGTCIVTPETIRSIYNVNYSFQNKPEVLLLGQCYDENPKYAITSRNDLYGVNVNVYDEIDTVRIIPNEIGGTLYNNTIYIPLPQSYMFHTLGSKKVRLDKNTIHMIVPNLYLYLHWTQEQILLFFPTYLLEFSCGICTSQSSNIDNLYEKL; from the exons ATGAGGTTTACAG ATAGCAATGATATGCTGCAAGTACTAATACATAAATTGGGGGGAGTTATATTTGTTCTCCTTTTATTGTACAACAACAATGTTGTATACACTTTGTTTCAATCAGGAAAAGAGTATACCTATTCTTATACAGCATTATCAAGTTCTGGTGTTTTACTTCCAAATCAAGCATCATCTTCATGGGGATTTCATGGAAAATTTGTAATTCAAGCAGAACAAAATATAGCTACTATGCAG tTGGAATCATTGAAGATGGCTGTTTCGAATGGTAATacgcaagaaaaagaaaatgatcaagATATTACTGATGATGTAGCAGAACTTCTGAAACCATTTCAAATTACATATGGGAATGGTCTTATTGAAAATTTCAGCACAGAAGCTAGCTCCCCCTGGTccataaatataaaaaggagTATAGCTGGAATTTTTCAATTAGATCTTCTTAATTTAGAGAAAAATACAGCTTTTCATTCCACTGAG aaaaatcatTATGGTCAATGTGACATCGAATGTATTACTAATTCTCAAGAAGAAAATGAATGGGTAATAAGAAAATTTGTAGACCCTCGAACATGTATTGGTCATCCTCATCGCACCTGGTCTAATGTTCCTAAAATGTTATGTCCTAATGGTGATCaa AATCCAATATTAAAATCCAGTGAAAGGTTGTACAAAGTTAAGGTAAATGGGACTATaaacgaaattttatttattaatgcgTCTGGAGGCATATACGTTCAACCTTTTCAAAGTTTTGGAGAAGCCCAGTTTCATTTCACAAg acaaattttcaagttaatttcaataaaagatACAGTAAATAAAATAGCCATTCAAGACTTATACTTCACGGTTCTACAACATGAACTTCCAGAACTTGATCTTACTCAGGGTAGAGGTACTCCtgataaaattactatttttaaatct ATTGGGACTTTATTAGATCGATTGAGTCAGAGACTCGAAAATCCGGGTTTGGATACAGAAACTGATAATTTGCATAACACTACAATTTCAGTGTTACTTCATTATCTTCAAATGTTGAATGTTGTTGATTTACGCACTGCCTACACTAAAATCTCAGGGACAAGTTACAAAGAAGAAACAATCCG GAATATGTTCCTTGAAGCTCTTCCACAAGTTGGAACAAAAGAAGCTGCTCTATTTATCATGGAATTAATCCAAGATACAAAAGTATCGGACATGTCTGCAATCCAACTTCTTACTCAATTACCATTTCATATTCGAAAACCTGATGTCCAATTATTATTGAATCTTCAAACACTTCTGAAACTGCCGGAAAAGATTTCTGTTGAAGTTCAGAATACTGCAATTCTCTCATATGGAACATTGATTTATAAAACATGTTTATTATTTTGTCCATATGAAATATTAGATGACTATGTGCGTCTTTATTTGGATAAGTTTACAG AGGCACAGGAATACGAGAAAAAAATGACCTGGTTGGAGGGATTAGCTAATATACAATTAGGAAGAGTAGTTGAATTTCTAGAACCTATTGCGAGCGGTAATAATGCAGAATCAAGACACTTTCGAGTTCTCGCTGCCTGGGCGTCCCTTCCAACAGCTTCGTTAAGACCTGATGTT ATTTATCGAGTGTATTGGCCAATATTAATAAATGGAACTGAACACTTGGAAATGAGAGTAGCAGCATTAACATTGTTAATTGTTTCGACCCCTACACCAAGCAGATTGATATCATTATACTGGTATATGCAAAACGAACCGAATCCACATTTGTACAATTACTTTTATACTACTTTAAAATCTATGGAGCGAACAACGTATCCTTGTTTTGTTCATAT AGGTGGAATCGCTGCACAATTTACGAGAGTACTTCACCGATCACAAAAAGATCAGTATTTAATTACCGGTAACTATTTATTTGATTATCAAGATACATACAGAAAATTTGGTGCAATGATAGATGGTATTGTCATTGCTAATCCTTTGACCAACATACCTGAAGTATTATACGTGACCCTCAATACTTACGGCAGTGCACTTAATATAAATCATTTATCT TTGTATATAAAAGGTGAAGGTCTTTTGCAATCATTATCAACATATCTTGATGGTCCATCACAAGTGAAGGATATATTAAAACAGTTCAAAATAAATCAGAAGGAAAGCGGTCCTGTACATTTAGAAGTAATTGCTCGTATTCAAGAGAAAACAGTTCTATGCCTTCATTTAAATGAAACAAATATTGTATCAGGATTTAAAT ATTTGTCATCTTTACCTAGCAAAATGTATCACATATATCAAAATGTAGAATTTCATATTAACCAACAACGTATTAATGTACCAGTAACAATAGAATCAGTGCAAGTCACAGATTTAGGGGTAAATGCTAGACTTGCAGTAACCGCTACATCCTTGTTTTCAATGAGAGGAAACTTTACACACGACGCAAACGGTCGTAATAATCATGTCATACTACG taCATCTATTCATAGATccgaaataattgaaaattataatCCTTTAATTGATGTATGGCATAGTGCAGAAAGAGCTCATTCTATCCATGCATATGTGCCAGTCAATATTACACTTGGCTTCGAAGATCGCCCTTTTATTTCATACAATACTCCAGGAG AACATCTTAAAATGGGCCTTACAGTTCATGTTAGGACGGCTACCAGTATAAGAGGAGCAAATGTTAACTCAAAGTTATTGAAAATTTGTCCCAATTGCAGCCAATTATATATAGTTAAAAAGTCACCAACGTATAAACCAGAAGTAAGTATATTACTTTTTCTATTGATAATTTGTCATGCTACACCTATTATTTTTTCACAGGAAGTACCGTTGCTTCAAATTGAATTAGCAGAGTTGGGGAGCCAAGTATGTGTAAAATTATTTGACTGTGAAACTTCAATATCGCGAGAGAAATTAATTCGTGACGTATTTTCTTCACATCAAGCTAATTATCC TATGTGGCCATTCCTGCAGTTTGCTTTAACAGCACTTCATTTCTTAGATTACTACACATATGTTCCACCGAAAGGTAATTGTGGTTTGGCAGCTTACATTAGTACAATCGATACGCAACGAACTCAA GTGAGATTTGAATATATTAAAGGCCCGAATCATCATATGCTGTCCTTGACACGTCGGAGTGTTGAATCATCGCAAATTCTTCAACAATGGAATTTAGCTGTATTGTATGAAATTACAAGTTGGGTTTCCGATGTAATGAAAATCAAAGCAACTAAAATTGTACCAGGGCAGAAAGTTTTTAAG TTCTGTTTAGAAGCAGAAAAAGAGATACCTTGGGATTGGAACTTCGTTACTATTGAACCAAGTGAGCCTGCTAAAGTAGTATTAAATGCCGTTTGGGGACTTGCTGATACAGCAAAAGGTAAATGTACTGGATCTTCGGTAACGCTGAATTTACTTGGTGAAGTCACAGAGGATCAACTACGCGAAgctaaagaagaaaaatggccATATAAAGAGTGTCGTGAACAATTTAAGGGAAAAGAGTTCACACCATTCTCTGATGCATGTTATGAAGCTTCAAGAGAATTATCTACTTTGcgaaaatatcaaattattgCGCAACATGAAAAT ATGCCagaaaacataatgaaattggCTTGGCGATTCCGCGCATTTTACGATTTAATTGGTGGAAACAGTAGTTCGGATTCCATGTCCAAAGAGTTTAACGTCACTGCTAAATTTCCGAAGAACTCAGAAATTGGGGAATTATCACTCAACAATGATAAAGTAGCCATTGAATATAACTACAATTTCATTGATACTTTCTTAACAAGAACTAGAATTCACAAATACATGGACTGGTCGTTCATGAAAGCATTTTTTG GCACATGCATTGTAACACCAGAAACTATAAGATCAATTTACAATGTGAATtattcatttcaaaacaaacCTGAAGTTTTGTTACTCGGTCAATGTTATGATGAAAATCCAAAGTATGCAATAACATCACGCAATGATCTATATGGTGTTAATGTCAATGTCTATGATGAAATAGACACTGTACGAATTATACCAAATGAAATTGGTGGAACTCTGTATAATAACACAATATACATTCCATTACCGCAAAGCTATATGTTCCACACTTTGGGTTCCAAAAA AGTAAGATTGGATAAGAATACCATTCACATGATAGTTCCTAATCTGTATTTATATCTGCATTGGACTCAAGAGCAAATTCTCTTGTTTTTCCCAACATATTTACTAGAATTTAGTTGTGGTATATGCACATCACAATCTTCTAATATCGATAATTTATACGAAAAATTATAA
- the LOC143357960 gene encoding vitellogenin-5 isoform X2, protein MRFTDSNDMLQVLIHKLGGVIFVLLLLYNNNVVYTLFQSGKEYTYSYTALSSSGVLLPNQASSSWGFHGKFVIQAEQNIATMQLESLKMAVSNGNTQEKENDQDITDDVAELLKPFQITYGNGLIENFSTEASSPWSINIKRSIAGIFQLDLLNLEKNTAFHSTEKNHYGQCDIECITNSQEENEWVIRKFVDPRTCIGHPHRTWSNVPKMLCPNGDQNPILKSSERLYKVKVNGTINEILFINASGGIYVQPFQSFGEAQFHFTRQIFKLISIKDTVNKIAIQDLYFTVLQHELPELDLTQGRGTPDKITIFKSIGTLLDRLSQRLENPGLDTETDNLHNTTISVLLHYLQMLNVVDLRTAYTKISGTSYKEETIRNMFLEALPQVGTKEAALFIMELIQDTKVSDMSAIQLLTQLPFHIRKPDVQLLLNLQTLLKLPEKISVEVQNTAILSYGTLIYKTCLLFCPYEILDDYVRLYLDKFTEAQEYEKKMTWLEGLANIQLGRVVEFLEPIASGNNAESRHFRVLAAWASLPTASLRPDVIYRVYWPILINGTEHLEMRVAALTLLIVSTPTPSRLISLYWYMQNEPNPHLYNYFYTTLKSMERTTYPCFVHIGGIAAQFTRVLHRSQKDQYLITGNYLFDYQDTYRKFGAMIDGIVIANPLTNIPEVLYVTLNTYGSALNINHLSLYIKGEGLLQSLSTYLDGPSQVKDILKQFKINQKESGPVHLEVIARIQEKTVLCLHLNETNIVSGFKYLSSLPSKMYHIYQNVEFHINQQRINVPVTIESVQVTDLGVNARLAVTATSLFSMRGNFTHDANGRNNHVILRTSIHRSEIIENYNPLIDVWHSAERAHSIHAYVPVNITLGFEDRPFISYNTPGEHLKMGLTVHVRTATSIRGANVNSKLLKICPNCSQLYIVKKSPTYKPEEVPLLQIELAELGSQVCVKLFDCETSISREKLIRDVFSSHQANYPMWPFLQFALTALHFLDYYTYVPPKGNCGLAAYISTIDTQRTQVRFEYIKGPNHHMLSLTRRSVESSQILQQWNLAVLYEITSWVSDVMKIKATKIVPGQKVFKFCLEAEKEIPWDWNFVTIEPSEPAKVVLNAVWGLADTAKGKCTGSSVTLNLLGEVTEDQLREAKEEKWPYKECREQFKGKEFTPFSDACYEASRELSTLRKYQIIAQHENMPENIMKLAWRFRAFYDLIGGNSSSDSMSKEFNVTAKFPKNSEIGELSLNNDKVAIEYNYNFIDTFLTRTRIHKYMDWSFMKAFFGTCIVTPETIRSIYNVNYSFQNKPEVLLLGQCYDENPKYAITSRNDLYGVNVNVYDEIDTVRIIPNEIGGTLYNNTIYIPLPQSYMFHTLGSKKVRLDKNTIHMIVPNLYLYLHWTQEQILLFFPTYLLEFSCGICTSQSSNIDNLYEKL, encoded by the exons ATGAGGTTTACAG ATAGCAATGATATGCTGCAAGTACTAATACATAAATTGGGGGGAGTTATATTTGTTCTCCTTTTATTGTACAACAACAATGTTGTATACACTTTGTTTCAATCAGGAAAAGAGTATACCTATTCTTATACAGCATTATCAAGTTCTGGTGTTTTACTTCCAAATCAAGCATCATCTTCATGGGGATTTCATGGAAAATTTGTAATTCAAGCAGAACAAAATATAGCTACTATGCAG tTGGAATCATTGAAGATGGCTGTTTCGAATGGTAATacgcaagaaaaagaaaatgatcaagATATTACTGATGATGTAGCAGAACTTCTGAAACCATTTCAAATTACATATGGGAATGGTCTTATTGAAAATTTCAGCACAGAAGCTAGCTCCCCCTGGTccataaatataaaaaggagTATAGCTGGAATTTTTCAATTAGATCTTCTTAATTTAGAGAAAAATACAGCTTTTCATTCCACTGAG aaaaatcatTATGGTCAATGTGACATCGAATGTATTACTAATTCTCAAGAAGAAAATGAATGGGTAATAAGAAAATTTGTAGACCCTCGAACATGTATTGGTCATCCTCATCGCACCTGGTCTAATGTTCCTAAAATGTTATGTCCTAATGGTGATCaa AATCCAATATTAAAATCCAGTGAAAGGTTGTACAAAGTTAAGGTAAATGGGACTATaaacgaaattttatttattaatgcgTCTGGAGGCATATACGTTCAACCTTTTCAAAGTTTTGGAGAAGCCCAGTTTCATTTCACAAg acaaattttcaagttaatttcaataaaagatACAGTAAATAAAATAGCCATTCAAGACTTATACTTCACGGTTCTACAACATGAACTTCCAGAACTTGATCTTACTCAGGGTAGAGGTACTCCtgataaaattactatttttaaatct ATTGGGACTTTATTAGATCGATTGAGTCAGAGACTCGAAAATCCGGGTTTGGATACAGAAACTGATAATTTGCATAACACTACAATTTCAGTGTTACTTCATTATCTTCAAATGTTGAATGTTGTTGATTTACGCACTGCCTACACTAAAATCTCAGGGACAAGTTACAAAGAAGAAACAATCCG GAATATGTTCCTTGAAGCTCTTCCACAAGTTGGAACAAAAGAAGCTGCTCTATTTATCATGGAATTAATCCAAGATACAAAAGTATCGGACATGTCTGCAATCCAACTTCTTACTCAATTACCATTTCATATTCGAAAACCTGATGTCCAATTATTATTGAATCTTCAAACACTTCTGAAACTGCCGGAAAAGATTTCTGTTGAAGTTCAGAATACTGCAATTCTCTCATATGGAACATTGATTTATAAAACATGTTTATTATTTTGTCCATATGAAATATTAGATGACTATGTGCGTCTTTATTTGGATAAGTTTACAG AGGCACAGGAATACGAGAAAAAAATGACCTGGTTGGAGGGATTAGCTAATATACAATTAGGAAGAGTAGTTGAATTTCTAGAACCTATTGCGAGCGGTAATAATGCAGAATCAAGACACTTTCGAGTTCTCGCTGCCTGGGCGTCCCTTCCAACAGCTTCGTTAAGACCTGATGTT ATTTATCGAGTGTATTGGCCAATATTAATAAATGGAACTGAACACTTGGAAATGAGAGTAGCAGCATTAACATTGTTAATTGTTTCGACCCCTACACCAAGCAGATTGATATCATTATACTGGTATATGCAAAACGAACCGAATCCACATTTGTACAATTACTTTTATACTACTTTAAAATCTATGGAGCGAACAACGTATCCTTGTTTTGTTCATAT AGGTGGAATCGCTGCACAATTTACGAGAGTACTTCACCGATCACAAAAAGATCAGTATTTAATTACCGGTAACTATTTATTTGATTATCAAGATACATACAGAAAATTTGGTGCAATGATAGATGGTATTGTCATTGCTAATCCTTTGACCAACATACCTGAAGTATTATACGTGACCCTCAATACTTACGGCAGTGCACTTAATATAAATCATTTATCT TTGTATATAAAAGGTGAAGGTCTTTTGCAATCATTATCAACATATCTTGATGGTCCATCACAAGTGAAGGATATATTAAAACAGTTCAAAATAAATCAGAAGGAAAGCGGTCCTGTACATTTAGAAGTAATTGCTCGTATTCAAGAGAAAACAGTTCTATGCCTTCATTTAAATGAAACAAATATTGTATCAGGATTTAAAT ATTTGTCATCTTTACCTAGCAAAATGTATCACATATATCAAAATGTAGAATTTCATATTAACCAACAACGTATTAATGTACCAGTAACAATAGAATCAGTGCAAGTCACAGATTTAGGGGTAAATGCTAGACTTGCAGTAACCGCTACATCCTTGTTTTCAATGAGAGGAAACTTTACACACGACGCAAACGGTCGTAATAATCATGTCATACTACG taCATCTATTCATAGATccgaaataattgaaaattataatCCTTTAATTGATGTATGGCATAGTGCAGAAAGAGCTCATTCTATCCATGCATATGTGCCAGTCAATATTACACTTGGCTTCGAAGATCGCCCTTTTATTTCATACAATACTCCAGGAG AACATCTTAAAATGGGCCTTACAGTTCATGTTAGGACGGCTACCAGTATAAGAGGAGCAAATGTTAACTCAAAGTTATTGAAAATTTGTCCCAATTGCAGCCAATTATATATAGTTAAAAAGTCACCAACGTATAAACCAGAA GAAGTACCGTTGCTTCAAATTGAATTAGCAGAGTTGGGGAGCCAAGTATGTGTAAAATTATTTGACTGTGAAACTTCAATATCGCGAGAGAAATTAATTCGTGACGTATTTTCTTCACATCAAGCTAATTATCC TATGTGGCCATTCCTGCAGTTTGCTTTAACAGCACTTCATTTCTTAGATTACTACACATATGTTCCACCGAAAGGTAATTGTGGTTTGGCAGCTTACATTAGTACAATCGATACGCAACGAACTCAA GTGAGATTTGAATATATTAAAGGCCCGAATCATCATATGCTGTCCTTGACACGTCGGAGTGTTGAATCATCGCAAATTCTTCAACAATGGAATTTAGCTGTATTGTATGAAATTACAAGTTGGGTTTCCGATGTAATGAAAATCAAAGCAACTAAAATTGTACCAGGGCAGAAAGTTTTTAAG TTCTGTTTAGAAGCAGAAAAAGAGATACCTTGGGATTGGAACTTCGTTACTATTGAACCAAGTGAGCCTGCTAAAGTAGTATTAAATGCCGTTTGGGGACTTGCTGATACAGCAAAAGGTAAATGTACTGGATCTTCGGTAACGCTGAATTTACTTGGTGAAGTCACAGAGGATCAACTACGCGAAgctaaagaagaaaaatggccATATAAAGAGTGTCGTGAACAATTTAAGGGAAAAGAGTTCACACCATTCTCTGATGCATGTTATGAAGCTTCAAGAGAATTATCTACTTTGcgaaaatatcaaattattgCGCAACATGAAAAT ATGCCagaaaacataatgaaattggCTTGGCGATTCCGCGCATTTTACGATTTAATTGGTGGAAACAGTAGTTCGGATTCCATGTCCAAAGAGTTTAACGTCACTGCTAAATTTCCGAAGAACTCAGAAATTGGGGAATTATCACTCAACAATGATAAAGTAGCCATTGAATATAACTACAATTTCATTGATACTTTCTTAACAAGAACTAGAATTCACAAATACATGGACTGGTCGTTCATGAAAGCATTTTTTG GCACATGCATTGTAACACCAGAAACTATAAGATCAATTTACAATGTGAATtattcatttcaaaacaaacCTGAAGTTTTGTTACTCGGTCAATGTTATGATGAAAATCCAAAGTATGCAATAACATCACGCAATGATCTATATGGTGTTAATGTCAATGTCTATGATGAAATAGACACTGTACGAATTATACCAAATGAAATTGGTGGAACTCTGTATAATAACACAATATACATTCCATTACCGCAAAGCTATATGTTCCACACTTTGGGTTCCAAAAA AGTAAGATTGGATAAGAATACCATTCACATGATAGTTCCTAATCTGTATTTATATCTGCATTGGACTCAAGAGCAAATTCTCTTGTTTTTCCCAACATATTTACTAGAATTTAGTTGTGGTATATGCACATCACAATCTTCTAATATCGATAATTTATACGAAAAATTATAA